Proteins from a single region of Streptomyces spectabilis:
- a CDS encoding methionyl-tRNA formyltransferase: MRVVMFGYQTWGHRTLQALLDSEHDVVLVVTHPKSEHAYEKIWSDSVADLAEAHDVPVLIRNRPDDDELFERLKEADPDIIVANNWRTWIPPRIFGLPRHGTLNVHDSLLPKYAGFSPLIWALINGETEVGVTAHMMNDELDAGDIVRQEAVAVGPKDTATDLFHKTVDLIAPVTTGALDLIASGETEFTKQDRSQATFFHKRATEDIRIDWTWPAQDLERLVRAQSEPYPSAFTYHKGKRLEVVAAVVSEGRYGGTPGRIFYREGEGVVIVAGADARTGRNHGLAITRVRTEDGRELSAAEYFTAMGGYLTQRP, from the coding sequence ATGCGGGTCGTCATGTTCGGTTACCAGACCTGGGGGCACCGCACCCTGCAAGCCCTCCTGGACTCCGAGCACGACGTGGTCCTCGTCGTGACGCACCCCAAGAGCGAGCACGCCTACGAGAAGATCTGGAGCGACTCCGTCGCCGATCTCGCCGAGGCGCACGACGTGCCGGTCCTCATCCGCAACCGTCCCGACGACGACGAGCTGTTCGAGCGCCTCAAGGAGGCCGACCCGGACATCATCGTGGCCAACAACTGGCGGACCTGGATCCCCCCGCGCATCTTCGGCCTGCCGCGCCACGGCACGCTGAACGTCCACGACTCGCTGCTGCCGAAGTACGCGGGCTTCTCGCCGCTGATCTGGGCCCTGATCAACGGCGAGACCGAGGTCGGCGTCACCGCGCACATGATGAACGACGAGCTCGACGCCGGTGACATCGTCCGGCAGGAGGCCGTGGCGGTCGGCCCGAAGGACACGGCGACCGACCTCTTCCACAAGACGGTCGACCTCATCGCCCCGGTCACCACCGGCGCGCTCGACCTGATCGCCTCCGGCGAGACGGAGTTCACCAAGCAGGACCGCTCCCAGGCGACCTTCTTCCACAAGCGCGCCACCGAGGACATCCGCATCGACTGGACCTGGCCGGCGCAGGACCTGGAGCGCCTCGTCCGCGCCCAGTCGGAGCCGTACCCCAGCGCCTTCACCTACCACAAGGGCAAGCGCCTGGAGGTCGTGGCCGCGGTCGTCTCGGAGGGCCGCTACGGCGGCACGCCCGGCCGTATCTTCTACCGCGAGGGCGAGGGCGTGGTGATCGTCGCCGGGGCCGACGCCCGCACCGGCCGCAACCACGGCCTGGCCATCACGCGCGTACGGACCGAGGACGGCCGCGAGCTGTCCGCGGCCGAGTACTTCACCGCCATGGGCGGGTACCTCACCCAGCGCCCCTGA
- a CDS encoding FecCD family ABC transporter permease, with protein MGITAVERLAPTGSSGARRRRVVGLGVLAAVLVIAAAASLAVGARALSPTEVWHGLFASPDADQRLNEIRLIVQTVRVPRTVLAIVAGIALGVGGALIQGYTRNPIADTGLLGVNAGASFAVVSAIAVFGFSNPFQYVWFAFLGAAVAGVVVFGLASIGRGAGNPLTLALAGQGITVFLTAMTTAIALSDQKSLNALRFWNSGSVSGVKFEVIWPIAGFVAVGLTLAAITLPALNLLNLGDDVARGLGVNIALSRTIGIAAITLLAGAATAACGPIAFLGLMVAHIARYVTGPDYRWLVPYAGLLGAVVLLVCDIVGRVVVRPGELDAGVVVSLLGAPFFAVLVWRGKFKSA; from the coding sequence ATGGGCATAACTGCAGTTGAGCGCCTTGCGCCCACGGGTTCATCAGGTGCCCGCCGACGGCGGGTCGTGGGTCTGGGCGTGCTGGCGGCGGTCCTCGTGATCGCGGCGGCCGCGTCCCTCGCCGTCGGTGCGCGCGCGTTGAGCCCCACCGAGGTGTGGCACGGCCTCTTCGCCTCGCCGGACGCCGATCAGCGGCTCAATGAGATCAGGCTCATCGTGCAGACCGTACGGGTGCCCCGGACGGTGCTCGCGATCGTCGCGGGCATCGCGCTCGGCGTCGGCGGGGCGCTGATCCAGGGGTACACGCGCAACCCGATCGCCGACACGGGCCTGCTCGGCGTGAACGCCGGCGCTTCCTTCGCCGTGGTGTCGGCGATCGCCGTGTTCGGGTTCTCCAACCCCTTCCAGTACGTCTGGTTCGCCTTCCTGGGGGCGGCCGTCGCCGGGGTCGTCGTGTTCGGGCTCGCGAGCATCGGCAGGGGAGCGGGCAACCCGCTGACCCTCGCCCTCGCAGGGCAGGGCATCACGGTGTTCCTCACGGCCATGACCACCGCCATCGCCCTGTCGGACCAGAAGTCCCTGAACGCGCTGCGGTTCTGGAACTCGGGCTCGGTGTCCGGGGTCAAGTTCGAGGTCATCTGGCCCATCGCCGGATTCGTGGCGGTCGGCCTCACTCTCGCGGCGATCACGCTGCCCGCGCTCAACCTGCTCAACCTGGGCGACGACGTGGCGCGCGGCCTCGGCGTGAACATCGCGCTGAGCCGGACGATCGGCATCGCCGCCATCACCCTGCTCGCGGGCGCGGCGACCGCGGCGTGCGGTCCCATCGCCTTCCTCGGGCTCATGGTGGCCCACATCGCCCGCTACGTGACCGGCCCCGACTACCGCTGGCTGGTGCCGTACGCCGGTCTGCTCGGCGCCGTCGTGCTGCTGGTCTGCGACATCGTGGGGCGCGTCGTGGTGCGGCCGGGCGAGCTGGACGCGGGGGTCGTCGTCTCCCTGCTCGGCGCCCCGTTCTTCGCGGTGCTGGTGTGGCGTGGAAAGTTCAAGAGCGCGTGA
- a CDS encoding FecCD family ABC transporter permease — protein sequence MNGTDVKSSVAPGIRIGQVSFVWRPWVAFVTLVLTVATFVVFCLSISIGDFPVDLSRVIATIFGRGEQVDEFVIMDLRMPRALAGLVVGIALGVSGALTQSIARNPLASPDVLGITQGASAVSVFLLTVSGGASAAVVGSVGLSAAALGGGLLTGLLVYFMAWRRGIDGFRLILIGISVSAVMEAITTWLLVKADIKDVVQAQSWLVGSLDNRSWDEVWVAFWCTLALLAVVACVAFQFKPLQFGDDVAAGLGVRFQAVRAILLLCAVLLAAVAVSAAGPVPFVALVAPQVAMRLARCPTPPLVASGMVGALLLIGADLVAREALPITLPVGVVTAAVGGPFLIYLLVRANLK from the coding sequence GTGAACGGGACAGATGTGAAGTCGTCGGTGGCGCCGGGCATACGGATCGGCCAGGTGTCGTTCGTGTGGCGGCCGTGGGTCGCGTTCGTCACGCTGGTCCTCACGGTGGCGACCTTCGTGGTGTTCTGCCTGTCCATCAGCATCGGGGACTTCCCCGTCGACCTGTCCCGGGTGATCGCCACCATCTTCGGCCGGGGCGAACAGGTCGACGAGTTCGTGATCATGGATCTGCGGATGCCGCGCGCCCTCGCCGGGCTCGTCGTCGGCATCGCGCTCGGGGTGTCCGGCGCGCTCACCCAGTCCATCGCCCGCAATCCGCTGGCAAGCCCGGACGTCCTCGGCATCACGCAGGGCGCGAGCGCGGTCTCGGTGTTCCTGCTCACGGTGTCGGGCGGGGCGTCGGCGGCGGTCGTCGGCTCCGTGGGCCTGTCCGCGGCCGCGCTCGGCGGCGGCCTCCTGACCGGCCTGCTGGTGTACTTCATGGCCTGGCGGCGGGGGATCGACGGCTTCCGGCTCATCCTCATCGGCATCTCGGTGAGCGCGGTGATGGAGGCGATCACGACCTGGCTCCTGGTCAAGGCCGACATCAAGGACGTGGTCCAGGCGCAGTCCTGGCTCGTCGGCTCCCTGGACAACCGGTCGTGGGACGAGGTCTGGGTGGCGTTCTGGTGCACCCTCGCGCTCCTGGCCGTCGTCGCCTGCGTCGCCTTCCAGTTCAAACCCCTGCAGTTCGGCGACGACGTCGCCGCGGGCCTCGGCGTCCGCTTCCAGGCCGTGCGGGCGATCCTGCTCCTGTGTGCGGTCCTGCTGGCCGCCGTCGCGGTGAGCGCCGCGGGCCCGGTCCCCTTCGTGGCCCTGGTCGCGCCGCAGGTGGCGATGCGCCTCGCGCGCTGCCCCACGCCGCCCCTCGTGGCCTCCGGCATGGTGGGGGCGCTGCTCCTGATCGGCGCGGACCTGGTCGCGCGCGAGGCCCTGCCGATCACACTCCCGGTCGGCGTGGTCACCGCGGCGGTGGGCGGCCCCTTCCTCATCTACCTCCTGGTGCGGGCGAACCTCAAATAG